Sequence from the Megalops cyprinoides isolate fMegCyp1 chromosome 4, fMegCyp1.pri, whole genome shotgun sequence genome:
GGGAGCGCAGTCTATGCTGAGGGGGAACCTCTGGCCGGCCATCTCCACCTCTCCGGTCAAGCAGGTAGCCATGAATGCCCAAGGAGCGAGCAGTGAGGTAATCTTTGACATAGTCATCCCCGATGTGTGCAACGCTTGTGGGTGGCACCCCACACAGCTTTAATGCTTGCTGGAATATTTCTGGGTCAGGCTTGGCCACTCCAGCCCTCTCAGAGGTCAACAGGAAGCGGAAATGGGACAAAAGCCCACAGCCATGCAAAATCCCCTCCAAGCGGTTGTCGAAGTTTGACACCACCCCGAGCTGCATGCCTAAGGACACACAGTCCTGGAGGGCTGGCTTTGAGTCTGGGAACAcctaaacacaaaacaaatgataagGATAATGATAATGTGGTTGATATAGCAGTGTACCACTGAAATCTATCTTGCCCTATAAACACCACTCATACCTACATTGATAACAGCATATACAACAATTCAAAATCATGTGATGGCTTGTATTCTTGAAAACTCCTCAGTTAAAAATAGCATTTATCTGTGGAAAAGGATAAAGACTCATCATGACATGAATGTGTTTCTAGAGCTGATAGCTCCAAGAGAATTACTGTTGCAGATTCAATTCAAAAAGACACTCCTATATCCAAATTTGAAATTCAGAATCATTACGGCTGTCATAGACATCACATGGCCTTTCCAGAAACAATTTAAGGCACAATGTTGACATAGGGTTTGCCCTAATTTCAACCTGTAAACCTGTAAAAAACCTAGGTAAAATTTTTTTAGACAAGGCTTACCCCCACACTAAAGAGATAAATTGATCTTATTAATATGATGGTGATGTGCTTTGACTGACTATTCGTCTGTACTGTATTCCAATGAACTCCACTGGTGAGAATACAGTGAGGTCTATCACTCTTTATAATCAAAACCAACCCCTTTGAGAACAGAGCTGATTGTCTCTGTACTGTTGTGGCTTTGTCACTCACCTCCCAGTTCTCAGGGCCACTGAAACCATGGTAGAGATTTTCTGCCAGCCTGTGCAACAGGGCTTGGTCCCTCACGCCACACTGCGAGAAGGTGTCGTACACCACCCCTGCCCACCAGGCCTGTCCCCCCATTCCCTGGTCCACTCCATAGTTTGGGTG
This genomic interval carries:
- the hdhd3 gene encoding haloacid dehalogenase-like hydrolase domain-containing protein 3 codes for the protein MHRGVRWVLWDVKDTLLRVRRSVGEQYCREARRAGLTLPAAEVEAAFRRAYRQHSSLHPNYGVDQGMGGQAWWAGVVYDTFSQCGVRDQALLHRLAENLYHGFSGPENWEVFPDSKPALQDCVSLGMQLGVVSNFDNRLEGILHGCGLLSHFRFLLTSERAGVAKPDPEIFQQALKLCGVPPTSVAHIGDDYVKDYLTARSLGIHGYLLDRRGGDGRPEVPPQHRLRSLDELLTRLKEDVH